TcatggaagtggttgaagacTGGGGTTTTGCTTCCAAACTTGGATATTTCGtgatggacaatgcaagCAATAAcgacacaatgatgaagtccCTTTCTCTTGGTCGGTACGACTCACTACTTCTTCCGAGCGCTGCTAACATTTATAGCCCTTCTACGCCAATTTGACATTCAATATGATTCCAAATCTCACCGACTCCGCTGCCAAGGCCATATTATTAACCTTGCCGCCAAatccttcctcttcgttaCCGATAATGAGAAGCTCGACCACGAAGATTCCGATCTGCACAATGTGACACTAAAGCAGATTGAGACGTGGCGGCGAAAAGGTCCTCTtaagcttcacaactttgTCGTGTACATTCAACGAAGTGTTCAGCGCAGCCAAAAGTTTATGGCTATTAGCCATAACCGCAAGCTTGCGAGAGACAATGACACAAGGTGGAGTTCGTGGTACACCATGCTGCAAGCGGCCTTAAGTCTTAAGGACGCCGTTGACGGTTATTTCAACAaatggatggaagaagactGCGCTGGTGACGAGCTCTCTTCAGAAGACTGGATCATCCTAGAGAAGATAAAATTTTTCTTggagaagctcaaaatgacgaccaaggctctggaaTCATCATTTGCAACTCTCGATAATGTCCTCTTGGCTATGGACTTCGTGTTGGCACAATTCGAAGCAggaaaagaggcatataCTGATGATCCGATTATGGCACCAATGTATAACTCAGGCTGGGCGAAATTGGATAAGTACTATCGCCTTACTGACGAATCGCCTGCCTATGTTGCAGCGATTGTGCTCCACCCTTCGCATAAGTGGCACTACATACACGAGAACTGGAAGCCAGAGTGGGTTGAGTCGTCAAAGAAGTTGATAGAGGCGCTGTGGGGTGAATACAAACCCGTGGGATCACCTCCTCTGTCCGAGGTCCCGCGGGCGACTACAAACGAGTTCTTGAAATGGAGGAACAAACATCTACAACCAGCACTTATCACGGATGAGTACGAGCATTATTGTAAGTCTGAACGGGTCTATGGGTTCACAAGCGCCCTTACATGGTGGTTAGAGGAGACGCAGCAGAAGACGTATCCTAACTTTAGCAAAATGGCTGTGGATATGCTGTCAATCCCGGCAATGTCTGCAGAGCCTGAaaggctcttctctggggcaaagataACCATCACGGATCGTCGAAACCGGATGGGGAGCGATGTAATTGAAGCATTAGAATGTCTAAAGTCCTGGTTTGGGATACGAGACTTTTAAGGCACAATAATTTAGTTAGTTCACGGGCTGTTGAATAATACCTTCACGGTCACGTGCAATAAATGGGATATATTGTCGTATTGTCAATATATTGGGTTCCgggcaatacaatacaatatggaTCAATGTTATATTGCGCAATACAATATGAATCATTTCCATATTACGCAATACAATATGTATCACTTGGCAATACAATAATATTGCGAGGGggtccatattgccaatatacgtATTGTTTgtattatttaccacactggCGACACCATTCTTTCCACTCTGCTTTATGTTTCTTTTGAACATGCTCCTTCGCATTGCCTGTATAGGCATTGCTCCAGATCGGCTTTATTTCCTGATTCTCACAAGAGATACAATAGTGCAAAATCTTCTTGTGCCGCTTTGAACCAATTTTCTGGATAACATGAGTCTGCTCAGAGCCTATAGGGAGTCGAAATAGAGTCCAAATGTTCATCTGATGAGGAGCAGCCTTTGTAGAGATTTCTGAAGGCGCCTTAGATGACATGGCAGGTGTAGAAGGGACCAGAAATAATGAAGATGCAGTCGCCGACATAGTAGCAATTGGTTCTGATCGAGATTAAGGATGGGGTGATACTATCGAGATGGTTGTTTCTTGGGATTTCCTCTAAGATCTGGCCATTCAGGGGGGGTTCACATCCATAGATAAGATTAAGGGGGCCAATCAGAGCGCGTTGTACAACAGTTGTACAACAGCCAACAAAGTGTAGTTATTGTACAACAGATTTTGATCTATACTACACAACGCGTTGTACGTACAACTTTGCCCAAGTATGCCGTATGTCATCATCGGATGATTTTTTATGCCCCAAGGAGAATGCATCCTTGACACCCTCGGCTATTATAAGTATATTTGTGTACATGAGATTCTCACTTTATATCACGAGCTTCCGTTTGGCGTGATCAAGAAAAGACACAGTGCTACGGTCGACTAGGCGAATGCATTTGTAAAGTTGCTTAACAAATACAGCATGAAATTCTCTATTAATGAGGCGAAGACCGGAAAGACGTCTTCGATTATTTATCTGGAAGGAGTGTGAAATATGGGGGGCTGATTCGGTGACGATGCGTAGACGTAGCGTCGACATCCCGACGATTCGTTCCTGGATGGCAAACTGCCTAGCCATCGGATCCAGAAGTCCCCTCGTCGTCTGTTCAAACTCACAATATAGTAGGAACCAACACACTCACCATATTGGACGAAACCCTCTTTCCTAACATCAAAAGGCTCACGTCATATCGTATTTCTTATTCTGTGCGTCTCGCTCAACAGACGAAATACTGTGTGTCCGCCGCCGAGTTTCTGAGATTCCGTTATCGTCATCCTGATGTTGCTGCTTATAACCCCACTGCGAAGGGGATGTCAATGGCAGGTCGCGTTCGTTGTGCGATGAATTTTCAGTTCGACGACGCTTAAATCGGGCTTTATTGCGCTTGATTCCCTGACCGTTTATGTGTGTCAGGATCGCAATCGTCACCCAGACGAGCGTGATGGTTGGCATCACCCATGGTGAGTTCAAGAAGTAGTCAACTCTCTCCTCGTTGAACCATAGAGTCGCAACTAGGCTGGTACCTATCGCCAAGAGGAATATAATTATGAGGCGCAAGATGGGCCACAGTTTGAATTGCGTTGTCCGCGCAACAATAGTTAGCATGATCATGAAAATAATGGTGCAGCCGGCAGCAATGTAGCCATAAGCAAACTTTTTTTACAGGTACGCATTAGCAGTTGCGACGCAGTATACCTCGGGGACAAGACGTCTGGTTTGACATACCACTAATCTGTACCGTC
The DNA window shown above is from Pochonia chlamydosporia 170 chromosome Unknown PCv3seq00015, whole genome shotgun sequence and carries:
- a CDS encoding ribonuclease H-like protein (similar to Metarhizium robertsii ARSEF 23 XP_007826248.1), translated to MPQQRLHFLQTAQRRGSPISDDLSGPSSQQLHDPEESQTSQCQSSQPRTASASSCAKPRTSWVFSHMPDEETETRYYNQRTGKEEWRCKYCEKTYSCSGGTGAPAKHLTDPPPDGHGLPKGAPRTAKIRTIQTILEQARLTAEENARKRRRLNDQYGDSIDPDQLEVLYVRFITACSLPFRLVECPEFRALLAYINADIDTWLPDTHQTVKTWIMRQYEDQKEKVKQRIQSAKSRIHISCDLWTSPNSLAILGVVAHYVTEDCKLEHHTLALKDIDSEHDGSHLAAAIMEVVEDWGFASKLGYFVMDNASNNDTMMKSLSLALLRQFDIQYDSKSHRLRCQGHIINLAAKSFLFVTDNEKLDHEDSDLHNVTLKQIETWRRKGPLKLHNFVVYIQRSVQRSQKFMAISHNRKLARDNDTRWSSWYTMLQAALSLKDAVDGYFNKWMEEDCAGDELSSEDWIILEKIKFFLEKLKMTTKALESSFATLDNVLLAMDFVLAQFEAGKEAYTDDPIMAPMYNSGWAKLDKYYRLTDESPAYVAAIVLHPSHKWHYIHENWKPEWVESSKKLIEALWGEYKPVGSPPLSEVPRATTNEFLKWRNKHLQPALITDEYEHYCKSERVYGFTSALTWWLEETQQKTYPNFSKMAVDMLSIPAMSAEPERLFSGAKITITDRRNRMGSDVIEALECLKSWFGIRDF